One part of the Eptesicus fuscus isolate TK198812 chromosome 20, DD_ASM_mEF_20220401, whole genome shotgun sequence genome encodes these proteins:
- the LOC103300571 gene encoding phosphofurin acidic cluster sorting protein 2-like has protein sequence MNLFSTWEVDCSSPSCVLRLCSLTLKKLVILKELEKELISMVIAVQMQGSKGILRSHEVLLPTSGQVETDLALTFSLQYPHFLKGEGNKLQIMLQQRKCNNNQIILGYRTLATGAICMAEVMQRPPEGGQVLSLSSSIQESSIKVAEIWISSLSSQPINYKDATMQASPKAKSTNSYTEGKSESFSELEASYNATPRQDLEEDDFDLRQPKKQQRCMQRNLKQKVMVLLPRSNMSEEVLDSDQDPTEHVPEVEEDLDLLYDNLENPSDSGPDMEDDGIILSNTKTKTRQYFEGLAHSSWQMEMRSAHSARRQKAPPQLADMPVKAQGPGGNLSSDSGSDWVAHSMPNPGEQPAQPEDSPEAETSAHVMLTKKLPPSRRTTKTEALVLPSSSSKGKQPACRGWSRSLNKSSNSLIKEHCPVPQSPLQIPRKTVYDQLKHILISNDCLPKNIILISTSDRQGQFLSDVLQKHTLPVVCTCSMVDVQEAFSSIISWIQRYCNCNTEAPMPVKIAVVGAQHYFSTVLRVFVEQLSHKNPDWLGYLRFLVIPLGSHPVASYLGSVDYRYNHLFQDLAWQDMFNNLEAQSSVQNIVSRITEYITGANCVDQLPIAEAMLISKPKSPDKLSSQKFIPFVGAVEVGIVEPISATSGDTDDAVPSCSNMLLSTAREASHNPTFSSSVSGGVPSSTQGVSAELMELQVDYWMAAKPTNRKRNGKKEDLPTTKNTLQSTFRSLQVSRLPSSGEDAGTPTMSMTVVTKEKKKKVMFLPKKDKGKDLESKSQCIQGIGRLVCSAKNQENRQRVLIDGVEWNDVTFFQLSAQWSSHVKHFPICIFGHSNSTF, from the exons ATGAACCTCTTCTCTACCTGGGAGGTGGactgctccagccccagctgcgTGCTCAGGTTGTGCAGCCTGACTTTAAAGAAGCTGGTGATCTtgaaggagctggagaaggagctCATCTCCATGGTGATAGCAGTGCAGATGCAGGGCTCCAAGGGCATCTTGAGATCCCATGAAGTTTTGCTGCCCACTAGTGGACAAGTGGAGACTGACCTGGCGCTGACCTTCTCCCTGCAGTACCCCCACTTCCTCAAGGGAGAAGGCAACAAACTACAGATCATGCTGCAGCAGAGGAAGTGCAATAACAACCAGATCATCCTGGGCTACAGGACACTGGCCACAGGTGCCATCTGCATGGCTGAGGTGATGCAGCGACCCCCCGAGGGTGGCCAGGTGCTGAGCCTCAGCAGCAGCATCCAGGAGTCCTCCATCAAGGTGGCTGAGATCTGGATCTCCTCCCTGTCCAGTCAGCCCATCAACTACAAGGACGCCACCATGCAGGCCAGCCCCAAGGCCAAGTCCACAAATAGCTACACCGAGGGGAAATCTGAGAGCTTCTCTGAGCTGGAGGCCAGCTACAATGCGACACCCAGGCAGGACCTGGAAGAAGATGACTTTGACCTGAGGCAGCCCAAGAAGCAGCAGCGATGCATGCAACGGAACTTGAAGCAGAAAGTCATGGTGCTGCTTCCCAGGTCCAACATGTCAGAAGAGGTCCTAGACTCAGATCAGGACCCTACAGAGCATGTCCCCGAGGTGGAGGAGGACCTGGACCTTCTGTATGACAACCTTGAGAATCCCAGCGACAGTGGCCCAGACATGGAGGATGATGGCATCATCCTTAGCAACACCAAGACTAAGACCAGACAATACTTTGAAGGCCTGGCACACTCCAGCTGGCAGATGGAGATGAGGAGCGCACACAGTGCCCGGAGGCAGAAGGCGCCTCCTCAGCTGGCCGACATGCCCGTGAAGGCCCAGGGCCCGGGCGGCAA CCTGTCAAGTGACAGTGGCTCCGACTGGGTGGCGCACAGCATGCCCAACCCTGGGGAGCAGCCGGCACAGCCTGAGGACAGCCCGGAGGCAGAGACCTCTGCCCACGTCATGCTCACTAAGAAGCTGCCACCCAGCAGGCGCACCACCAAGACCGAGGCTCTGGTCCTCCCCTCCAGCAGCTCCAAGGGGAAGCAGCCCGCCTGCCGGGGCTGGAGCAGGTCCCTGAATAAGTCATCCAACAGCCTGATCAAGGAGCACTGCCCAGTCCCACAGAGCCCCCTGCAGATCCCCAGGAAGACCGTGTATGATCAACTGAAGCACATCCTCATCTCCAATGACTGTCTGCCCAAGAACATCATCCTCATCAGCACCTCTGACAGGCAGGGGCAGTTCCTGTCGGACGTCCTGCAGAAGCACACGCTGCCCGTCGTGTGCACCTGCTCTATGGTGGATGTCCAAGAGGCCTTCAGCTCCATCATCTCCTGGATACAAAGATACTGCAACTGCAATACCGAGGCCCCGATGCCAGTGAAGATCGCAGTGGTGGGGGCTCAGCACTACTTCAGCACCGTGCTGCGGGTCTTTGTGGAGCAGCTGTCCCACAAGAACCCTGACTGGCTGGGCTACCTGCGCTTCCTGGTCATCCCGCTGGGTTCTCACCCTGTGGCCAGCTACCTGGGCTCTGTGGATTACCGCTACAACCACCTCTTCCAGGACCTGGCCTGGCAGGACATGTTCAACAATCTGGAGGCCCAGAGTTCTGTGCAGAACATTGTGTCAAGAATCACAGAGTACATCACAGGGGCCAACTGTGTCGACCAGCTGCCCATTGCAGAGGCCATGCTCATCTCTAAGCCGAAGAGCCCAGACAAGTTGTCCTCGCAGAAGTTCATTCCCTTTGTGGGGGCAGTGGAAGTTGGAATAGTGGAACCAATTTCAGCCACGTCAGGAGACACAGATGATGCAGTCCCCTCATGCTCCAACATGCTTTTGTCCACCGCCAGGGAGGCCTCACACAACCCAACCTTCTCCTCATCAGTGAGTGGAGGCGTACCTTCCTCCACCCAGGGTGTCAGTGCTGAGCTGATGGAGCTACAGGTGGATTATTGGATGGCAGCCAAGCCCACAAACAGGAAGAGAAACGGGAAGAAGGAAGACCTGCCTACCACCAAAAACACACTCCAGAGCACCTTCCGGTCTCTCCAGGTCAGCAGGCTGCCCAGCAGTGGCGAGGATGCAGGCACGCCCACAATGTCCATGACTGTGGTCaccaaggagaagaaaaagaaggtgaTGTTTTTGCCCAAGAAAGACAAGGGCAAGGACTTGGAGTCCAAAAGCCAGTGCATCCAGGGCATTGGCCGCTTGGTCTGCTCAGCTAAGAACCAGGAGAACAGGCAGCGGGTCCTCATTGATGGCGTGGAGTGGAACGACGTGACGTTCTTCCAGCTGTCAGCCCAGTGGTCCTCCCACGTCAAGCACTTCCCCATCTGCATCTTCGGACACTCCAATTCCACCTTctag